One Lutzomyia longipalpis isolate SR_M1_2022 chromosome 4, ASM2433408v1 DNA segment encodes these proteins:
- the LOC129794549 gene encoding sodium-coupled monocarboxylate transporter 1-like, with amino-acid sequence MIGLGDIESAFGAIDYSLVFLTLAISIGIGIYHGLRNRKNTDELEYLMAGKKLSVIPVGISLFASKFSALTLVGFSTEMYVYGSSFTFLVLTVLLTAYIFSEYVLPVFHAMEITSMYQYLEMRFDRRVRLFGSGGYRATIWTDVFQAIIMIGSVVVVMALGYINMSKDIGFMGIFQKTYEAKRFEFPTLTPDPTIRNSFWSLYFGGIWIIMYTFCNQPSLQRFLSLPTLPKAKKACWFYGCLIWSIFAIGFFGGTILTAFFSSCDPKSAGMIQANDQILPFFVVLLNKSLPGLSGIFIGGMFSAALSSISTLLNSLAAVTLEDFCKTFYRGNLTARSKSIIMRSVVVVFGLLPILFLSIIEKSDTINQFGLSTESICTLIGGVCSLALVGWISFSANAAIGAKELVFATKPFNTSGCQEMFNVTVASDLPSSLASGLTVAVAKSDVMFLHRISYLYYPAIGVITTILMAFIAKLFLGGNAPDSVDASLIWRSEKSSKDNSLPKSPSDSVTTESTDLLINYSKEYPIV; translated from the exons atgatcgGACTAGGAGACATTGAGAGTGCCTTTGGTGCAATTGACTACAGTTTAGTATTTTTAACACTTGCAATTTCAATTGGAATCGGTATCTATCATGGTTTGAGGAATCGCAAAAATACAGATGAGCTAGAATACCTGATGGCGGGAAAAAA ATTATCAGTTATACCCGTTGGCATAAGTCTCTTTGCAAGTAAATTCAGCGCCTTGACGTTAGTAGGCTTCTCAACGGAAATGTACGTTTACGGGAGTAGTTTTACATTTCTCGTGCTAACTGTCCTACTCACTGCCTACATCTTCAGTGAGTATGTCCTGCCTGTGTTTCATGCAATGGAAATTACGTCGATGTACCAATACTTGGAGATGCGCTTCGACCGACGAGTTAGGCTGTTTGGATCT gGTGGCTACAGAGCAACTATTTGGACTGATGTCTTCCAAGCTATTATAATGATTGGATCCGTTGTTGTTGTCATGGCTCTAGGATACATCAACATGTCCAAAGACATTGGTTTCATGGGGATTTTCCAAAAAACTTACGAAGCAAAACGATTTGAATTTCCAAC ACTTACTCCAGATCCAACAATTCGCAATTCCTTTTGGTCCCTCTATTTTGGTGGAATTTGGATAATAATGTACACATTCTGCAATCAACCATCTCTGCAGCGTTTTCTGTCACTCCCAACACTCCCGAAGGCTAAGAAAGCTTGCTGGTTCTATGGCTGCCTAATATGGTCAATCTTTGCAATTGGCTTCTTCGGAGGAACCATTTTAACGGCATTCTTCAGTAGTTGCGATCCCAAATCAGCAGGAATGATTCAGGCTAATGATCAAATCCTCCCCTTTTTCGTTGTTCTCCTCAACAAATCCCTCCCAGGCTTATCGGGAATCTTCATTGGAGGGATGTTTAGTGCAGCCCTGAGTAGTATTTCAACTTTACTAAATAGTCTAGCAGCGGTGACTCTGGAAGACTTCTGCAAGACTTTCTACAGAGGCAACCTCACAGCACGTTCAAAGAGTATCATCATGCGAAGTGTGGTTGTTGTATTTGGTCTCCTACCTATACTCTTCCTTTCAATTATCGAAAAGTCCGATACAATTAATCAATTCGGCTTAAGTACGGAGAGTATT TGTACCTTAATTGGTGGAGTATGTAGCCTAGCTCTCGTTGGATGGATCAGCTTCTCAGCCAATGCAGCTATTGGAGCAAAAGAGTTGGTTTTTGCAACGAAACCATTTAACACGAGCGGATGCCAAGAAATGTTTAACGTAACCGTTGCGTCAGACCTTCCATCAAGTCTTGCATCAGGCTTAACAGTAGCTGTTGCAAA GTCAGACGTAATGTTCCTACATAGAATATCCTATTTGTACTATCCTGCAATAGGAGTCATCACAACGATCCTTATGGCTTTCATTGCAAAACTCTTTTTGGGAGGAAATGCTCCTGATTCCGTTGATGCTTCACTCATTTGGCGCTCCGAAAAATCTTCCAAGGACAATTCCCTACCGAAGAGTCCTTCAGATTCAGTTACAACTGAATCAACAGATCTACTAATTAACTACTCTAAGGAATATCCAATCGTATAA